A genomic window from Lotus japonicus ecotype B-129 chromosome 1, LjGifu_v1.2 includes:
- the LOC130726185 gene encoding uncharacterized protein LOC130726185: MEELQNQRSRSSYAAAGTDLHDVNVRTINNNLWVGRSKNYNNPPPSNYYDPSRYRCVKTVRRSSDTWWWNDPDRKRKRRVAKYKLYAAEVLNMAKNLWSEWVEVAAKKSSRDSGWEASGSVCEVGWSPPAEGSLKINID; this comes from the exons ATGGAGGAGCTCCAAAACCAGCGCAGTAGATCCTCCTATGCAGCTGCTGGTACCGACCTACATGATGTGAATGTGAGAACCATAAACAACAACTTGTGGGTAGGGAGGAGCAAGAACTACAACAACCCTCCTCCATCTAATTATTACGACCCATCCCGATACCGTTGCGTAAAGACGGTTAGAAGATCCTCAGACACATGGTGGTGGAATGATCCTGATAGGAAGAGGAAGCGCAGAGTCGCCAAATACAAGCTCTATGCGGCAGAAG TGTTAAATATGGCAAAGAACCTCTGGAGTGAGTGGGTTGAGGTTGCGGCTAAGAAGAGTAGTCGTGATTCAGGTTGGGAAGCTAGTGGATCAGTGTGTGAGGTTGGTTGGTCTCCACCGGCAGAAGGGTCACTCAAGATAAATATTGACTAA
- the LOC130730913 gene encoding uncharacterized protein LOC130730913 isoform X1: protein MEMEKRRSKGSFLSLFDWNAKSRKKLLWNDPNLPEVSKQGKENVVTLPESQLRRIKVDENGASPSNMASGDFSSNLSICSDEGCGSKAPGLVARLMGLDSLPASANTELSCTSLNGSSSHGVSHCNEVALPMDEFCPRDYMNMTHKLEMSSSDAMELRARKMENRPMKRFQTEMLPPKSAKPIPVTHNKLLSPIKSPGFLPPKNAAHLMEAAAKIIEASPQHYTRDRMPSVRSSSVPLRILDLKERLEAAQCAFTPEKLVGPSNANPANGILYERSSNSHKCTSAFKGSRDSEKNSSSHSATRRRSDSLALQAKPNVQNRDTLNSNGNRKYVKQKEQKEIKSNQLSRSQKPSSHRDVHQRTCTSRNSNVLGQNNQKQNCMTTTSKPISKIDSNKATARASSSESSIGTRKTTGRGAKNVNVQPKRSSLRATDNRKEFLPSKTESISQKKKFISRSSHEARSPDHAVNNFQSKSIKCNFTTDGRIHQDAFNMKEGKDVISFTFMSPLRKSMHDSPSSTEQAMEIRNSVGVNSPGHNDNSYHRNLSLSPPGLNMIDSDALSLLLEKKLQELTSRLNLPQCTLATEGTSTGLSSSLQDKVPSMVSITSKEQDKSFYPDQFSDKLDCMHNYHCSSGDPVLNLNQQIQTSEVREDPRCSSKDANDLGFQHPNAVTVLETSFASESYLDSEDSTYGSTVYSSMQDEEVSDYSQTHESVSLANEGKWSEQNSSTFTGGNMAVKQITRISDLGGCEVSSNMELEYIQDILENADFMSEEFVMGQADTVIMPNLFDLLENQGSSGTENYGDEYSKLERKVLFDCVSECLELRFTQAFVGRCKSWPRWVTSVQRKRWLAEELYKEMFGFRNMEEVMVDELVSKDMSTGCGKWLDFDIEAFEEGSEVEQDILASLINELVSDLLLG, encoded by the exons ATGGAGATGGAGAAAAGGCGTTCTAAGGGAAGCTTCCTCAGCTTGTTTGATTGGAATGCCAAATCTCGGAAGAAGCTGCTTTGGAACGATCCAAACTTACCTG aagtttcAAAGCAAGGAAAGGAAAATGTGGTGACCTTGCCAGAGTCACAGCTTAGAAGG ATAAAGGTGGATGAAAATGGAGCAAGTCCTAGTAATATGGCAAGTGGTGATTTTAGTTCAAACCTATCAATTTGTAGTGATGAAGGATGCGGGAGTAAAGCACCTGGATTAGTAGCGAGGCTCATGGGTTTGGATTCGTTGCCAGCTTCAGCGAATACTGAGCTCTCCTGCACTTCATTGAATGGCTCTAGCTCTCATGGGGTGTCTCATTGTAACGAGGTAGCTCTTCCAATGGATGAGTTTTGCCCCAGGGACTACATGAACATGACACATAAGCTGGAGATGTCTTCTTCGGATGCCATGGAATTAAGGGCACGGAAAATGGAGAATCGGCCTATGAAGAGATTTCAAACTGAAATGTTGCCTCCAAAGTCGGCTAAACCCATTCCAGTTACTCACAATAAACTGCTGTCTCCTATCAAGAGTCCTGGTTTTCTGCCACCAAAGAATGCAGCTCACTTAATGGAGGCAGCTGCTAAGATAATTGAGGCAAGCCCCCAGCACTATACTAGGGATAGAATGCCATCTGTTAGGTCTTCATCTGTTCCCTTGAGAATTCTTGATTTGAAAGAGAGATTGGAAGCTGCACAATGTGCATTCACACCTGAAAAGCTTGTAGGTCCAAGCAATGCTAACCCTGCAAATGGCATCCTCTATGAGAGGAGCAGTAATTCACATAAATGTACTTCTGCATTCAAAGGTTCAAGAGATTCGGAGAAAAACAGTTCTAGCCATTCTGCAACTAGAAGAAGATCAGATTCACTTGCATTACAAGCCAAACCCAATGTTCAAAACAGGGATACATTGAATTCAAATGGTAATAGGAAATATGTGAAGCAGAAAGAACAGAAAGAGATAAAGTCAAACCAGCTCTCAAGGAGCCAGAAACCTAGTTCACACCGAGATGTGCACCAGAGAACTTGCACAAGTAGGAATAGCAATGTGCTTGGGCAgaataatcaaaagcaaaattgCATGACTACCACGAGTAAACCGATTTCCAAAATAGATTCCAATAAGGCAACAGCACGAGCTTCATCTTCAGAAAGTTCTATTGGAACAAGGAAGACTACAGGCAGGGGTGCTAAAAATGTCAATGTTCAGCCTAAAAGATCAAGCTTGAGGGCAACTGATAACAGAAAAGAGTTTCTGCCGTCCAAAACTGAGAGCATTTCCCAAAAGAAAAAGTTTATCAGCAGAAGTTCTCATGAGGCAAGAAGTCCTGATCATGCTGTCAATAATTTTCAAAGTAAATCCATAAAATGCAATTTTACTACTGATGGAAGAATTCATCAGGATGCCTTTAACATGAAGGAAGGCAAGGATGTTATTTCATTTACCTTTATGTCTCCTTTGAGGAAAAGCATGCATGACTCACCATCCTCTACTGAGCAAGCCATGGAAATCAGAAATAGTGTTGGTGTCAACTCTCCTGGGCATAATGATAATTCTTATCACAGAAATTTATCATTATCTCCGCCAGGGTTAAATATGATAGATAGTGATGCTTTAAGTCTCCTGTTGGAGAAAAAGCTGCAAGAATTGACATCTAGACTTAACTTACCTCAATGTACCCTGGCCACAGAGGGCACCTCTACTGGTTTGAGTTCTAGTTTGCAAGACAAAGTTCCTAGTATGGTAAGCATCACATCTAAGGAACAAGACAAGAGCTTTTACCCTGACCAGTTTAGTGATAAACTGGATTGCATGCATAACTATCATTGTTCAAGTGGTGATCCAGTTCTTAACCTGAATCAACAAATTCAG ACATCAGAAGTAAGGGAAGATCCTCGCTGTAGCAGCAAAGATGCAAATGATCTAGGTTTTCAACATCCCAATGCTGTTACAGTTCTTGAAACTTCTTTTGCCAGTGAAAGCTATCTGGATAGTGAAGACAGTACATATG GCAGCACAGTTTATTCTTCCATGcaagatgaagaagtgtctgaTTATTCCCAGACACACGAATCTGTATCGCTTGCAAATGAGGGAAAATGGTCAGAGCAAAACTCTTCCACTTTTACTGGCGGAAATATGGCTGTCAAACAAATAACTCGAATATCAGATTTGGGAGGTTGTGAAGTATCAAGTAACATGGAACTCGAGTATATACAGGACATACTTGAGAATGCAGATTTTATGTCAGAAGAATTTGTCATGGGTCAAGCTGATACAGTCATAATGCCAAATCTCTTTGATCTATTGGAAAATCAGGGCAGTAGTGGAACAGAAAACTATGGAGATGAGTACTCAAAGCTTGAAAGGAAGGTTTTATTTGACTGTGTGAGTGAGTGCCTAGAGTTGAGATTTACGCAAGCTTTTGTGGGAAGGTGCAAATCATGGCCTAGATGGGTGACATCAGTTCAGAGGAAGAGGTGGTTGGCAGAAGAATTGTACAAGGAGATGTTTGGTTTTAGAAACATGGAAGAGGTGATGGTGGATGAGCTTGTGAGCAAGGATATGAGCACTGGATGTGGGAAATGGCTTGACTTTGACATTGAAGCATTTGAAgagggttcagaggttgagcAGGACATTCTAGCTTCTTTGATTAATGAATTGGTTTCTGATTTATTGCTTGGTTAA
- the LOC130730913 gene encoding uncharacterized protein LOC130730913 isoform X2 produces the protein MEMEKRRSKGSFLSLFDWNAKSRKKLLWNDPNLPVSKQGKENVVTLPESQLRRIKVDENGASPSNMASGDFSSNLSICSDEGCGSKAPGLVARLMGLDSLPASANTELSCTSLNGSSSHGVSHCNEVALPMDEFCPRDYMNMTHKLEMSSSDAMELRARKMENRPMKRFQTEMLPPKSAKPIPVTHNKLLSPIKSPGFLPPKNAAHLMEAAAKIIEASPQHYTRDRMPSVRSSSVPLRILDLKERLEAAQCAFTPEKLVGPSNANPANGILYERSSNSHKCTSAFKGSRDSEKNSSSHSATRRRSDSLALQAKPNVQNRDTLNSNGNRKYVKQKEQKEIKSNQLSRSQKPSSHRDVHQRTCTSRNSNVLGQNNQKQNCMTTTSKPISKIDSNKATARASSSESSIGTRKTTGRGAKNVNVQPKRSSLRATDNRKEFLPSKTESISQKKKFISRSSHEARSPDHAVNNFQSKSIKCNFTTDGRIHQDAFNMKEGKDVISFTFMSPLRKSMHDSPSSTEQAMEIRNSVGVNSPGHNDNSYHRNLSLSPPGLNMIDSDALSLLLEKKLQELTSRLNLPQCTLATEGTSTGLSSSLQDKVPSMVSITSKEQDKSFYPDQFSDKLDCMHNYHCSSGDPVLNLNQQIQTSEVREDPRCSSKDANDLGFQHPNAVTVLETSFASESYLDSEDSTYGSTVYSSMQDEEVSDYSQTHESVSLANEGKWSEQNSSTFTGGNMAVKQITRISDLGGCEVSSNMELEYIQDILENADFMSEEFVMGQADTVIMPNLFDLLENQGSSGTENYGDEYSKLERKVLFDCVSECLELRFTQAFVGRCKSWPRWVTSVQRKRWLAEELYKEMFGFRNMEEVMVDELVSKDMSTGCGKWLDFDIEAFEEGSEVEQDILASLINELVSDLLLG, from the exons ATGGAGATGGAGAAAAGGCGTTCTAAGGGAAGCTTCCTCAGCTTGTTTGATTGGAATGCCAAATCTCGGAAGAAGCTGCTTTGGAACGATCCAAACTTACCTG tttcAAAGCAAGGAAAGGAAAATGTGGTGACCTTGCCAGAGTCACAGCTTAGAAGG ATAAAGGTGGATGAAAATGGAGCAAGTCCTAGTAATATGGCAAGTGGTGATTTTAGTTCAAACCTATCAATTTGTAGTGATGAAGGATGCGGGAGTAAAGCACCTGGATTAGTAGCGAGGCTCATGGGTTTGGATTCGTTGCCAGCTTCAGCGAATACTGAGCTCTCCTGCACTTCATTGAATGGCTCTAGCTCTCATGGGGTGTCTCATTGTAACGAGGTAGCTCTTCCAATGGATGAGTTTTGCCCCAGGGACTACATGAACATGACACATAAGCTGGAGATGTCTTCTTCGGATGCCATGGAATTAAGGGCACGGAAAATGGAGAATCGGCCTATGAAGAGATTTCAAACTGAAATGTTGCCTCCAAAGTCGGCTAAACCCATTCCAGTTACTCACAATAAACTGCTGTCTCCTATCAAGAGTCCTGGTTTTCTGCCACCAAAGAATGCAGCTCACTTAATGGAGGCAGCTGCTAAGATAATTGAGGCAAGCCCCCAGCACTATACTAGGGATAGAATGCCATCTGTTAGGTCTTCATCTGTTCCCTTGAGAATTCTTGATTTGAAAGAGAGATTGGAAGCTGCACAATGTGCATTCACACCTGAAAAGCTTGTAGGTCCAAGCAATGCTAACCCTGCAAATGGCATCCTCTATGAGAGGAGCAGTAATTCACATAAATGTACTTCTGCATTCAAAGGTTCAAGAGATTCGGAGAAAAACAGTTCTAGCCATTCTGCAACTAGAAGAAGATCAGATTCACTTGCATTACAAGCCAAACCCAATGTTCAAAACAGGGATACATTGAATTCAAATGGTAATAGGAAATATGTGAAGCAGAAAGAACAGAAAGAGATAAAGTCAAACCAGCTCTCAAGGAGCCAGAAACCTAGTTCACACCGAGATGTGCACCAGAGAACTTGCACAAGTAGGAATAGCAATGTGCTTGGGCAgaataatcaaaagcaaaattgCATGACTACCACGAGTAAACCGATTTCCAAAATAGATTCCAATAAGGCAACAGCACGAGCTTCATCTTCAGAAAGTTCTATTGGAACAAGGAAGACTACAGGCAGGGGTGCTAAAAATGTCAATGTTCAGCCTAAAAGATCAAGCTTGAGGGCAACTGATAACAGAAAAGAGTTTCTGCCGTCCAAAACTGAGAGCATTTCCCAAAAGAAAAAGTTTATCAGCAGAAGTTCTCATGAGGCAAGAAGTCCTGATCATGCTGTCAATAATTTTCAAAGTAAATCCATAAAATGCAATTTTACTACTGATGGAAGAATTCATCAGGATGCCTTTAACATGAAGGAAGGCAAGGATGTTATTTCATTTACCTTTATGTCTCCTTTGAGGAAAAGCATGCATGACTCACCATCCTCTACTGAGCAAGCCATGGAAATCAGAAATAGTGTTGGTGTCAACTCTCCTGGGCATAATGATAATTCTTATCACAGAAATTTATCATTATCTCCGCCAGGGTTAAATATGATAGATAGTGATGCTTTAAGTCTCCTGTTGGAGAAAAAGCTGCAAGAATTGACATCTAGACTTAACTTACCTCAATGTACCCTGGCCACAGAGGGCACCTCTACTGGTTTGAGTTCTAGTTTGCAAGACAAAGTTCCTAGTATGGTAAGCATCACATCTAAGGAACAAGACAAGAGCTTTTACCCTGACCAGTTTAGTGATAAACTGGATTGCATGCATAACTATCATTGTTCAAGTGGTGATCCAGTTCTTAACCTGAATCAACAAATTCAG ACATCAGAAGTAAGGGAAGATCCTCGCTGTAGCAGCAAAGATGCAAATGATCTAGGTTTTCAACATCCCAATGCTGTTACAGTTCTTGAAACTTCTTTTGCCAGTGAAAGCTATCTGGATAGTGAAGACAGTACATATG GCAGCACAGTTTATTCTTCCATGcaagatgaagaagtgtctgaTTATTCCCAGACACACGAATCTGTATCGCTTGCAAATGAGGGAAAATGGTCAGAGCAAAACTCTTCCACTTTTACTGGCGGAAATATGGCTGTCAAACAAATAACTCGAATATCAGATTTGGGAGGTTGTGAAGTATCAAGTAACATGGAACTCGAGTATATACAGGACATACTTGAGAATGCAGATTTTATGTCAGAAGAATTTGTCATGGGTCAAGCTGATACAGTCATAATGCCAAATCTCTTTGATCTATTGGAAAATCAGGGCAGTAGTGGAACAGAAAACTATGGAGATGAGTACTCAAAGCTTGAAAGGAAGGTTTTATTTGACTGTGTGAGTGAGTGCCTAGAGTTGAGATTTACGCAAGCTTTTGTGGGAAGGTGCAAATCATGGCCTAGATGGGTGACATCAGTTCAGAGGAAGAGGTGGTTGGCAGAAGAATTGTACAAGGAGATGTTTGGTTTTAGAAACATGGAAGAGGTGATGGTGGATGAGCTTGTGAGCAAGGATATGAGCACTGGATGTGGGAAATGGCTTGACTTTGACATTGAAGCATTTGAAgagggttcagaggttgagcAGGACATTCTAGCTTCTTTGATTAATGAATTGGTTTCTGATTTATTGCTTGGTTAA
- the LOC130732709 gene encoding uncharacterized protein At4g04775-like, with product MNGSSALNGSTASSSRSRQRHRSVGARAKCQCGLPLMLYTAGTQENPERRFLRCRNWHLPGTCDFFFWIDEPVQEREPRHVEAEIDNSEIGESSNSMLPGADLKKKIKKLKKKLEIETFHKKVACLIALISWIVTFWFFCRDEKSLKG from the exons ATGAATGGTTCTTCTGCTTTGAATGGTTCTACTGCCTCCTCCTCTCGTTCCAGGCAAAGGCATAGGTCTGTAGGGGCTAGGGCAAAATGTCAATGTGGTCTTCCTCTCATGCTTTACACTGCTGGTACTCAAGAGAACCCAGAGAGGAGATTTCTGAGATGCAGAAATTGGCAT TTACCAGGCACATGTGATTTCTTTTTTTGGATTGATGAACCTGTTCAAGAAAGAGAACCCAGACATGTAGAGGCAGAAATTGATAATTCTGAGATTGGCGAATCATCTAACTCAATGCTTCCTGGAGCtgatttgaagaagaagattaagaagttgaagaagaagcttgaaATTGAGACTTTTCACAAGAAAGTTGCATGTTTGATTGCTCTAATTTCTTGGATAGTCACATTTTGGTTTTTCTGTAGGGATGAAAAGAGTTTGAAGGGATGA
- the LOC130730914 gene encoding uncharacterized protein LOC130730914 produces MELQSGTNNGETQTSNLEYIDDSTCSTPYVSAPSSPGRRGGGEPPISGFFYSAPTSPLHFAITAAASSSSSFQNPFSSTSSSEFEFSARFGFTGFGAPGSMSSADELFLNGQIRPMKLSTHLERPQLLDLEEEEGEEETEVRGRDLRLRAKSVRRRTRSLSPLRNTHLQWTENEKTSKIEVEEEEEEEENVDDEVGLEKTHSALASSSRCSSAGRSSKRWVFLKDFLRSKSEGRSNNKFWSTISFSPTKEKKAVSQNQGNGSSSMQKSKGSSQAFSKKLTGKPSNGVAGKRRVPPASAHELHYKANRAQAEELRKKTFLPYRQGLLGCLGFTSKSYGAMNGFARALNPVSSR; encoded by the coding sequence ATGGAGCTTCAATCTGGCACCAACAATGGCGAAACCCAAACCTCTAACCTCGAATACATCGACGACAGCACGTGCTCCACTCCTTACGTCAGCGCCCCTTCCAGCCCCGGCCGCCGCGGCGGAGGTGAACCACCCATCTCCGGCTTCTTCTACAGCGCCCCCACCAGTCCACTGCACTTCGCCATAACCGCCGctgcttcctcctcctcctccttccagAACCCCTTTTCTTCAACTTCTTCCTCAGAGTTTGAATTCTCTGCCCGGTTCGGCTTTACCGGGTTCGGCGCTCCCGGTTCGATGAGCTCGGCTGATGAGCTGTTCTTGAACGGCCAGATCCGACCCATGAAGCTTTCGACCCACCTGGAGCGTCCCCAACTGCTCGatctggaagaagaagaaggagaagaagaaacagaGGTACGGGGTAGAGATTTGAGGTTGCGTGCTAAGTCTGTAAGGAGAAGAACCAGATCTCTGTCTCCTCTGAGAAACACGCATTTGCAGTGGACAGAGAATGAAAAGACCAGCAAAATCgaggtagaagaagaagaagaggaagaggagaatGTGGATGATGAAGTGGGTTTGGAGAAAACTCATTCAGCTTTAGCTTCTTCTTCGAGGTGTTCTTCAGCTGGGAGAAGCTCAAAGAGGTGGGTTTTCTTGAAGGATTTTCTCAGAAGCAAGAGTGAAGGAAGGAGCAACAACAAGTTCTGGTCCACCATTTCCTTCTCCCCCACCAAAGAAAAGAAAGCCGTGAGCCAAAATCAGGGAAATGGGTCTTCTTCTATGCAGAAATCCAAGGGAAGTTCACAAGCTTTTTCTAAGAAATTGACCGGAAAACCCTCCAACGGCGTCGCCGGAAAGAGGCGTGTGCCGCCGGCGTCGGCGCATGAGTTGCATTATAAAGCGAACAGAGCACAAGCAGAggagttgaggaagaagacatTTCTGCCTTATAGACAAGGTCTGCTTGGGTGCTTGGGATTTACTTCCAAGAGTTATGGTGCTATGAATGGTTTTGCTAGAGCCTTAAACCCTGTCTCTTCCAGGTAA